In a genomic window of Deinococcus radiotolerans:
- the guaD gene encoding guanine deaminase, with protein MTATLYRATFLHTPENPFTHAEALHAESDGGLLVEGGVIRARGAFADLRAAHPDAPVTDLRGGLLLPGFVDTHVHLPQVRVIGGLGLPLLDWLDQCALPEEARMADVAYARGVARDFIGGLLGAGTTTALVFGSHFAGAVDAFFEEAAQAGLRAVTGLVVSDRLLRDELHTTPERAYAEGKALIERWHEVGRALYAVTPRFSLSASEGILDACAALMREHPGVRFTSHINENTREIEVVRELFPGARDYLDTYERAGLIGRHSVLAHNVHPSDRELGVMAAARCTAAHCPCSNSALGSGFFPLRRHLDAGVPVSLGSDVGGGTGFSLLKEGLQAHFMQNLMPGGVPLSPAHLLYLATKAGADALDLPEVGAFEPGQQFDAVHLAPAPGTPLDAVFRHAASPERALAAAFATGTPGDVARVWIGGEPALTRA; from the coding sequence ATGACCGCCACCCTCTACCGCGCCACCTTCCTGCACACCCCCGAGAATCCCTTCACGCACGCCGAGGCGCTGCACGCCGAATCCGACGGCGGCCTGCTCGTTGAGGGGGGCGTGATCCGGGCCCGGGGCGCCTTTGCCGACCTGCGCGCGGCGCACCCGGACGCGCCCGTGACCGACCTGCGCGGCGGGCTGCTGCTGCCGGGCTTCGTTGACACGCACGTGCACCTGCCGCAGGTGCGGGTGATCGGCGGGCTGGGCCTGCCGCTGCTGGACTGGCTGGATCAGTGCGCGCTGCCCGAGGAGGCCCGCATGGCCGACGTCGCGTACGCGCGCGGCGTGGCGCGGGACTTCATCGGCGGCCTGCTGGGGGCGGGCACCACCACGGCGCTCGTGTTCGGGTCGCACTTTGCGGGCGCGGTGGACGCCTTCTTCGAGGAGGCCGCTCAGGCGGGGCTGCGGGCTGTGACCGGGCTGGTCGTCAGTGACCGCCTGCTGCGGGACGAGCTGCACACCACGCCGGAGCGCGCCTACGCCGAGGGCAAGGCCCTTATTGAGCGCTGGCATGAGGTGGGCCGCGCGCTGTACGCGGTCACGCCGCGCTTCAGCCTCTCGGCCTCGGAGGGCATCCTGGACGCCTGCGCCGCCCTGATGCGCGAGCACCCGGGCGTGCGCTTCACGAGCCACATCAACGAGAACACCCGCGAGATCGAGGTGGTCCGCGAGCTGTTCCCCGGCGCGCGCGACTACCTGGACACCTACGAGCGCGCCGGGCTGATCGGCCGCCACAGCGTCCTGGCGCACAACGTGCACCCCAGCGACCGGGAACTGGGCGTCATGGCCGCCGCGCGCTGCACGGCCGCGCACTGCCCGTGCAGCAACTCCGCGCTGGGCAGCGGCTTCTTCCCGCTGCGCCGCCACCTGGACGCCGGCGTGCCCGTGTCCCTGGGCAGCGACGTGGGCGGCGGGACCGGCTTCAGCCTGCTCAAGGAGGGCCTGCAGGCGCACTTCATGCAGAACCTGATGCCCGGCGGGGTGCCCCTGAGCCCCGCGCACCTCCTGTACCTCGCCACGAAAGCGGGCGCCGACGCGCTGGACCTGCCCGAGGTCGGTGCGTTCGAGCCGGGCCAGCAGTTCGACGCGGTGCACCTCGCCCCCGCGCCCGGCACGCCGCTGGACGCCGTGTTCCGGCACGCGGCCAGCCCCGAGCGGGCCCTGGCCGCCGCGTTCGCCACCGGCACGCCCGGGGACGTGGCGCGCGTCTGGATCGGCGGGGAGCCCGCCTTGACCCGGGCCTGA
- a CDS encoding sensor histidine kinase, protein MKLFPRLFLAHLLVILVALGALLLVAEWTLPGVYQHHVEQMVQAMGDRGRALRPDLEAGMRGALTGALLLALPFAAGAAAVTALLTSRRVVRSVALLGEGSRDLAGGQYARRLPEQGRDELSELARNFNRLAAALERVEQDRVALIGEVGHELRTPLAALRGYSEALLDGVLPPAAVAPAVEREVRFLERLAQDLSLVSRAEAGHVELDLRNVPVQDLLDAARDRFAEAFAARGVDLRVARSASWVRADPERAGQVLANLLHNAARHTPPGGTVRLDVLVGDAQVALTVHDAGPGIAPEHLERIFERFYRVNEARTRGEGSGVGLTIARALAQRMGGSLNVTSSAAGSVFTFTLPRVTAESRHADPEQVEPAGL, encoded by the coding sequence GTGAAGCTGTTCCCGCGCCTGTTCCTGGCGCACCTGCTGGTGATCCTGGTGGCGCTGGGGGCGCTGCTGCTGGTGGCCGAGTGGACGCTGCCGGGCGTGTACCAGCACCACGTGGAGCAGATGGTGCAGGCCATGGGGGACCGCGGCCGGGCGCTCCGGCCGGATCTGGAGGCCGGCATGCGCGGCGCGCTGACGGGCGCGCTGCTGCTGGCGCTGCCGTTCGCGGCAGGCGCGGCGGCCGTCACGGCCCTCCTGACCTCAAGGCGGGTGGTGCGGTCGGTGGCGCTGCTGGGCGAGGGAAGCCGCGACCTGGCGGGCGGGCAGTACGCGCGGCGCCTGCCGGAGCAGGGCCGGGATGAGCTGTCGGAACTGGCGCGGAACTTCAACCGGCTGGCGGCCGCGCTGGAACGCGTGGAGCAGGACCGCGTGGCCCTGATCGGCGAGGTCGGGCATGAACTGCGCACGCCCCTGGCGGCGCTGCGCGGGTACAGCGAGGCGCTGCTGGACGGCGTGCTGCCCCCGGCGGCCGTGGCGCCTGCCGTGGAACGGGAGGTACGGTTTCTGGAGCGCCTGGCGCAGGACCTGAGCCTGGTGTCCCGCGCCGAGGCCGGGCACGTGGAACTGGACCTGCGGAACGTGCCGGTGCAGGACCTGCTGGACGCCGCGCGCGACCGGTTCGCGGAGGCGTTCGCGGCGCGGGGCGTGGACCTGCGCGTGGCGCGTTCGGCATCGTGGGTGCGGGCGGATCCGGAACGGGCGGGGCAGGTGCTGGCGAACCTGCTGCACAACGCGGCGCGGCACACGCCGCCCGGCGGGACGGTCCGCCTGGACGTGCTGGTCGGGGACGCGCAGGTGGCGCTGACGGTGCATGATGCCGGCCCGGGGATTGCGCCGGAGCACCTGGAGCGGATCTTCGAGCGCTTCTACCGCGTGAACGAGGCCCGCACGCGCGGCGAGGGCAGCGGCGTGGGCCTGACGATCGCGCGGGCGCTGGCGCAGCGCATGGGCGGCAGCCTGAACGTGACGTCCAGTGCGGCCGGCAGCGTCTTCACGTTCACACTGCCGCGCGTGACTGCTGAATCCAGACACGCTGACCCTGAACAGGTGGAGCCAGCTGGTCTCTAA
- a CDS encoding winged helix-turn-helix domain-containing protein: MARVLIVDDDPAILEILGAYLRADGHEVTEASSGVQARALLPGADLAVLDWMLPGVSGLDLAREQRRADPDFPLLLLSARGEEEDRLRGLEVGADDYVTKPFSPREVAARVRALLRRSGVRDVTDVGGLHLNERTREVTLDGRPLTLTRLEFELLRTLARHPGLVWTRERLLDRVWGPDDPVVERVVDVHLAGLRRKLGEDATHPRFIETVRGVGYRFREGT, from the coding sequence ATGGCGCGCGTCCTGATCGTCGATGACGACCCGGCGATCCTGGAGATCCTGGGCGCGTACCTGCGTGCCGACGGGCACGAGGTGACCGAGGCGAGCAGCGGCGTGCAGGCGCGCGCGCTGCTGCCGGGCGCGGACCTGGCCGTGCTGGACTGGATGCTGCCGGGCGTGAGCGGCCTGGACCTGGCGCGCGAGCAGCGCCGCGCGGATCCGGACTTCCCGCTGCTGCTGCTCAGCGCCCGCGGGGAGGAGGAGGACCGCCTGCGGGGCCTGGAGGTCGGCGCGGACGATTACGTGACCAAGCCCTTCTCGCCGCGTGAGGTCGCAGCGCGCGTGCGGGCCCTGCTGCGCCGCAGTGGCGTGCGGGACGTGACGGACGTGGGCGGCCTGCACCTCAACGAGCGCACGCGTGAGGTGACGCTGGACGGGCGACCCCTGACGCTGACCCGGCTGGAATTCGAGCTGCTGCGGACCCTGGCGCGTCACCCGGGCCTGGTGTGGACCCGCGAGCGCCTGCTGGACCGCGTGTGGGGCCCGGACGACCCGGTGGTGGAGCGGGTGGTGGACGTGCACCTGGCGGGGTTGCGCCGCAAGCTGGGCGAGGACGCCACCCATCCACGCTTTATCGAGACGGTGCGCGGCGTCGGGTACCGCTTCCGGGAGGGCACGTGA
- the trxA gene encoding thioredoxin has protein sequence MSDVLTCAACGAKNRVSTVPEGQVPSCARCGAALPWLVSGSDATFTQDVQADVPVLVDFWAPWCGPCRVIGPVLEDLARERAGKLKVVKVNVDEHPRAPGEYGVQGIPTLLLFRGGKLAGRQVGAVPKATLSSWIDTH, from the coding sequence ATGAGCGACGTCCTGACGTGCGCCGCGTGCGGCGCGAAGAACCGCGTGTCCACCGTGCCGGAAGGCCAGGTGCCCAGCTGCGCCCGCTGCGGCGCGGCCCTGCCCTGGCTGGTCAGCGGCAGTGACGCCACCTTCACGCAGGACGTGCAGGCGGACGTCCCGGTCCTGGTGGATTTCTGGGCGCCCTGGTGCGGCCCGTGCCGCGTGATCGGCCCCGTCCTGGAGGACCTCGCCCGCGAACGGGCCGGGAAGCTCAAGGTCGTGAAGGTCAACGTGGACGAGCACCCCCGCGCGCCCGGCGAGTACGGCGTGCAGGGCATTCCCACGCTGCTGCTGTTCCGCGGCGGGAAACTCGCCGGGCGGCAGGTGGGCGCCGTACCGAAAGCCACGCTGAGCAGCTGGATCGACACCCACTGA
- a CDS encoding DUF305 domain-containing protein, which yields MNRLLTALLTAALLATPAHAQMDHSGHAMPGMTAAPAAPNLKALSGRAFDRAYLSLMVAHHQGALDMARAAQPRLKDARVKAWAAAVIKDQSREITQMTAWLGALGGVDASARGHMQGVMAGMIAPLRSAANADRAFVQGMLPHHQSALEMAGVALQRSSDPRVLQLSRDIVRAQAAEMYAYRLWLLR from the coding sequence ATGAACCGACTGCTGACCGCCCTGCTCACGGCCGCGCTGCTGGCCACGCCCGCGCACGCCCAGATGGATCACTCCGGGCACGCCATGCCGGGCATGACCGCCGCGCCCGCCGCCCCGAACCTGAAGGCCCTGAGTGGCCGGGCCTTCGACCGCGCGTACCTGAGCCTGATGGTCGCGCACCACCAGGGCGCGCTGGACATGGCGCGCGCCGCGCAGCCCCGCCTGAAGGATGCCAGGGTGAAGGCCTGGGCGGCGGCCGTCATCAAGGACCAGAGCCGGGAGATCACGCAGATGACTGCGTGGCTGGGCGCGCTGGGCGGCGTGGACGCCTCTGCGCGTGGGCACATGCAGGGCGTGATGGCGGGCATGATCGCGCCCCTGCGCTCAGCGGCGAACGCGGACCGCGCGTTCGTGCAGGGCATGCTGCCGCACCACCAGAGTGCGCTGGAGATGGCAGGCGTGGCCCTGCAGCGCAGCAGCGACCCGCGCGTGCTGCAGCTGTCGCGTGACATCGTGCGCGCGCAGGCCGCCGAGATGTACGCGTACCGCCTGTGGCTGCTGCGCTGA
- a CDS encoding CheR family methyltransferase produces the protein MSRESGTPELTEDIELSLLLEGVYRVTGHDFRQYTPATMRRRALHAAAAEGLHSISELQGRVLRDAAAMQRLRETLSINVTEMFRDPTFFQALREQVLPVLRTHPFIRIWHAGCSTGEEVYSLAILLREAGLLDRSRLYATDMHAPALNAARSGIYPLQKLAAYERNYREAGGTGEFGAYFTAQYEHALVRADLRQNIIWGQHNLATDSSFNEFHLILCRNVLIYFTRQLQEQVKALLWHSLTPFGMLALGRHESMDFSEHAPRFTTLNLTEKLYRRIG, from the coding sequence ATGAGCCGCGAATCCGGGACGCCCGAACTGACCGAGGACATCGAACTGAGCCTGCTGCTGGAAGGCGTGTACCGCGTGACCGGGCACGACTTCCGGCAGTACACGCCCGCTACGATGCGCCGCCGCGCGCTGCACGCTGCGGCGGCCGAGGGCCTGCACTCGATCAGTGAGTTGCAGGGGCGGGTGCTGCGGGACGCGGCGGCCATGCAGCGGCTGCGAGAGACGCTGAGCATCAACGTGACCGAGATGTTCCGCGACCCCACCTTCTTCCAGGCGCTGCGGGAGCAGGTGCTGCCCGTACTGCGCACGCACCCGTTCATCCGCATCTGGCACGCGGGCTGCTCGACGGGTGAGGAGGTGTACTCCCTGGCGATCCTGCTGCGCGAGGCGGGCCTGCTGGACCGGTCGCGGCTGTACGCCACGGACATGCACGCCCCGGCCCTGAACGCCGCGCGCAGCGGCATCTACCCCCTGCAGAAGCTCGCGGCGTACGAGCGGAACTACCGCGAGGCGGGCGGCACCGGGGAGTTCGGCGCGTACTTCACGGCGCAGTACGAGCACGCCCTGGTCCGTGCGGACCTGCGGCAGAACATCATCTGGGGGCAGCACAACCTCGCCACGGACAGCAGCTTCAATGAGTTTCACCTGATCCTGTGCCGCAACGTCCTGATCTACTTCACGCGGCAACTTCAGGAACAGGTGAAGGCGCTGCTGTGGCACAGCCTGACGCCATTCGGCATGCTGGCCCTAGGCCGCCACGAGAGCATGGACTTCAGCGAGCACGCCCCCAGGTTCACGACCCTGAACCTGACGGAGAAGTTGTACCGGAGGATCGGCTGA
- a CDS encoding response regulator — protein sequence MTGAPSDLDLSLLHALQAYRRGDFTVRLPSTWEGVNGRIADTFNDIVEESARIAQDAARVGRTVGKEGNVKQRIPLGTTTGSWAALIEGVNELVDDLVWPTTEMTRVVTAVAHGDLSQLMATEANGQPMQGQFLQIVSTVNTMVGQLNSFAGEVTRVAREVGTEGKLGGQAQVAGVGGVWRDLTENVNGMANNLTSQVRNIADVTTAVANGDLSRKITVDARGEILDLKNTINTMVDQLNSFAGEVTRVAREVGTEGRLGGQADVRGVGGTWKDLTDNVNSMAANLTGQVRNIADVTTAVANGDLSKKITVAAQGEILELKNTINTMVDQLNAFAGEVTRVAREVGTEGRLGGQADVRGVGGTWKDLTDNVNSMAANLTGQVRNIADVTTAVANGDLSRKITVDARGEILDLKNTINTMVDQLNAFAFEVTRVAREVGTEGKLGGQAQVAGVGGTWKDLTDNVNSMANNLTDQVRNIAFVTTAVANGDLSKKITVDVKGEILDLKNTINTMVDQLNSFAGEVTRVAREVGTEGKLGGQAQVAGVGGTWKDLTDNVNGMATNLTDQVRGIARVVTAVAGGELNRKLNVKAQGEIAELAETINSMIDTLATFAQQVTTVAREVGTEGKLGGQANVPGASGTWKDLTDNVNGLAANLTTQVRAIAEVATAVTKGDLTRSISVEASGEVDALKNNINEMIVNLRDTTEKNTEQDWLKTNLAKFTGMLQGQRDLLTVSRLILSELAPLVRAKHGVFYTLDEEASPPALQLQASYAYRERKGLGNRFRLGEGLVGQAALEQQAIVLTDVPGDYVQINSGLGAATPTTIVVLPVVFEGQTKAVIELASFERFSATHMSFLEQFTESVGIVLNTIQATMRTETLLRQSQSMAQELQSQQEELRQTNEELEEKARLLADQNREVEKKNQQVESARHALEEKAAQLALTSKYKSEFLANMSHELRTPLNSLLLLANQLRDNPEGNLTDQQRTYAKTIYGAGNDLLNLINDILDLSKIESGTVSADPTNVPLSHVREAVESTFAPLGAAKNVDLVLDFDPGLPRSILTDDTRLLQILKNLLSNAFKFTSSGSVTLQVAPVTQGWSPDQHVLNRASQVLAFRVADTGIGIPADKQRLIFEAFQQADGSTSRKYGGTGLGLAISRELARILGGEITLSSTPGVGSEFTLFLPARFQTPGRSEAPALSAPARPAQPHVPAASPASLAATPALTEEPDATVVDDRSSLQPGDRTLLIVEDDPTYAATLLDLAHERGFMGLIAARGDEALRLAQEYRPQAITLDLALPDTNGWAVLDRLKHDPHTRHIPVHVISGQEPSIVSRKLGALDHTTKSGNRQDLASVFTNLEAFLARRVKRVLIVEDDESQRQSIETLIADTDVETTSVTTGQAALDALADTAFDCVVLDLHLPDMTGFELMGTLHDTPAYRAMPIIVYTAQDLTRAQEAELRRAAKSIILKDVRSPERLLDEVTLFLHRVEASLPESKRQALDAARQQEPALQGKKVLVVDDDIRNIFALTAVLERHQMQILTAENGREAISMLDSHPDTDVILMDVMMPELDGYETTRLIRGNPEFRTLPIISLTAKAMPGDREQSIESGASDYISKPVNTAQLLSLLRVWLSK from the coding sequence GTGACTGGCGCGCCGTCCGATCTGGACCTCAGCCTGCTGCACGCCCTTCAGGCCTACCGGCGCGGTGACTTCACGGTCCGCCTGCCCAGCACCTGGGAAGGCGTGAACGGCCGCATCGCGGACACCTTCAACGACATCGTCGAGGAATCCGCGCGGATCGCGCAGGACGCCGCGCGGGTGGGCCGCACGGTCGGGAAGGAAGGGAACGTCAAGCAGCGCATCCCCCTGGGCACCACGACGGGCAGCTGGGCCGCACTCATCGAGGGCGTGAACGAACTGGTGGACGACCTCGTGTGGCCCACCACCGAGATGACGCGCGTGGTTACGGCGGTCGCGCACGGGGACCTGTCTCAGCTGATGGCGACCGAGGCGAACGGGCAGCCCATGCAGGGGCAGTTCCTGCAGATCGTGTCCACCGTGAACACCATGGTGGGGCAGCTGAACTCGTTCGCGGGCGAGGTGACCCGCGTGGCGCGCGAGGTGGGCACCGAAGGGAAACTGGGCGGTCAGGCGCAGGTGGCCGGGGTCGGTGGGGTGTGGCGTGACCTGACCGAGAACGTGAACGGCATGGCGAACAACCTGACGAGTCAGGTGCGCAACATCGCGGACGTCACGACCGCCGTGGCGAACGGGGACCTGAGCCGCAAGATCACCGTGGACGCCCGCGGGGAGATCCTGGACCTGAAGAACACCATCAACACCATGGTGGACCAGCTGAACTCGTTCGCGGGCGAGGTGACCCGCGTGGCGCGCGAGGTGGGTACCGAGGGCCGCCTGGGCGGTCAGGCGGACGTGCGCGGCGTGGGCGGCACCTGGAAGGACCTCACGGACAACGTGAACTCCATGGCCGCGAACCTCACCGGGCAGGTGCGCAACATCGCGGACGTGACGACCGCCGTGGCGAATGGCGACCTGTCGAAGAAGATCACGGTGGCCGCGCAGGGTGAGATTCTGGAGCTGAAGAACACCATCAACACCATGGTCGATCAGCTGAACGCCTTCGCGGGCGAGGTGACCCGCGTGGCGCGCGAGGTGGGCACCGAGGGCCGCCTGGGCGGTCAGGCGGACGTGCGCGGTGTGGGCGGCACCTGGAAGGACCTCACGGACAACGTGAACTCCATGGCCGCGAACCTCACCGGGCAGGTGCGCAACATCGCGGACGTGACGACCGCCGTGGCGAACGGGGACCTGAGTCGCAAGATCACCGTGGACGCCCGCGGGGAGATCCTGGACCTGAAGAACACCATCAACACCATGGTGGACCAGCTGAACGCCTTCGCGTTCGAGGTGACCCGCGTGGCGCGCGAGGTGGGTACCGAAGGGAAACTGGGCGGTCAGGCGCAGGTGGCCGGGGTCGGCGGCACCTGGAAGGACCTGACCGACAACGTGAACTCCATGGCGAACAACCTCACCGATCAGGTGCGCAACATCGCCTTCGTGACGACGGCCGTGGCGAACGGGGACCTGTCGAAGAAGATCACGGTGGACGTCAAGGGTGAGATCCTGGACCTGAAGAACACCATCAACACCATGGTGGACCAGCTGAACTCGTTCGCGGGCGAGGTGACCCGCGTGGCGCGCGAGGTGGGCACGGAAGGGAAGCTGGGTGGTCAGGCGCAGGTGGCCGGGGTCGGCGGCACCTGGAAGGACCTCACCGACAACGTGAACGGCATGGCCACCAACCTCACCGATCAGGTGCGCGGCATCGCGCGGGTCGTGACAGCCGTCGCGGGCGGCGAACTGAACCGCAAGCTGAACGTGAAAGCGCAGGGCGAAATTGCGGAACTGGCCGAGACGATCAACTCCATGATCGACACGCTGGCCACCTTCGCGCAGCAGGTCACGACCGTGGCACGCGAGGTGGGCACGGAAGGCAAGCTGGGCGGGCAGGCGAACGTACCCGGCGCCAGCGGCACCTGGAAGGACCTGACCGACAACGTGAACGGCCTGGCCGCGAACCTCACCACGCAGGTGCGCGCCATTGCCGAGGTGGCGACCGCCGTGACCAAGGGCGACCTGACCCGCAGCATCTCGGTGGAGGCCAGCGGGGAGGTGGACGCGCTGAAGAACAACATCAACGAGATGATCGTGAACCTGCGCGACACCACCGAGAAGAACACCGAGCAGGACTGGCTGAAGACCAACCTCGCGAAGTTCACGGGGATGCTGCAGGGGCAGCGGGACCTGCTGACCGTCAGCCGCCTGATCCTCTCGGAACTGGCGCCCCTGGTGCGCGCCAAGCACGGCGTGTTCTACACCCTGGACGAGGAGGCCAGCCCGCCCGCGCTGCAACTGCAGGCCAGCTACGCGTACCGCGAGCGCAAGGGGCTGGGCAACCGCTTCCGTCTGGGCGAGGGGCTGGTGGGACAGGCGGCGCTGGAGCAGCAGGCGATCGTGCTGACCGACGTGCCCGGCGATTACGTGCAGATCAACAGTGGCCTGGGGGCCGCCACGCCCACCACCATCGTGGTGCTGCCCGTGGTGTTCGAGGGGCAGACGAAGGCCGTGATTGAACTGGCGTCCTTCGAGCGGTTCAGCGCCACGCACATGAGCTTCCTGGAGCAGTTCACGGAATCCGTGGGGATCGTGCTGAACACCATCCAGGCGACCATGCGCACCGAGACGCTGCTGCGGCAGTCGCAGAGCATGGCGCAGGAACTCCAGAGTCAGCAGGAGGAACTGCGGCAGACGAACGAGGAGCTGGAGGAAAAAGCGCGCCTGCTGGCCGATCAGAACCGCGAGGTCGAGAAGAAGAACCAGCAGGTCGAGTCCGCCCGGCACGCGCTGGAGGAGAAGGCCGCGCAGCTGGCCCTGACCAGTAAGTACAAGAGCGAGTTCCTGGCGAACATGAGTCACGAGCTGCGCACGCCGCTGAACAGCCTGCTGCTGCTCGCCAACCAGCTCCGCGACAACCCGGAAGGGAACCTGACCGATCAGCAGCGCACGTACGCCAAGACCATCTACGGCGCCGGGAACGACCTGCTGAACCTCATCAACGACATCCTGGACCTCAGCAAGATCGAGTCCGGCACCGTCAGCGCTGATCCGACGAACGTGCCCCTGTCGCACGTGCGTGAGGCGGTGGAGTCCACCTTCGCGCCCCTCGGGGCGGCCAAGAACGTGGATCTGGTGCTGGACTTCGACCCGGGCCTGCCGCGCAGCATCCTGACCGACGACACGCGCCTCCTGCAGATCCTGAAGAACCTGCTGTCGAACGCGTTCAAGTTCACGTCCAGCGGCAGCGTGACCCTGCAGGTGGCGCCGGTCACGCAGGGCTGGAGTCCGGACCAGCACGTCCTGAACCGCGCGTCGCAGGTGCTGGCGTTCCGCGTGGCGGACACGGGCATCGGCATTCCGGCGGACAAGCAGCGCCTGATCTTCGAGGCGTTCCAGCAGGCGGACGGGTCCACCAGCCGCAAGTACGGCGGGACCGGCCTGGGCCTGGCGATCAGCCGCGAACTGGCCCGCATCCTGGGCGGCGAGATCACGCTGAGCAGCACGCCCGGCGTGGGCAGCGAGTTCACGCTGTTCCTTCCCGCGCGCTTCCAGACGCCCGGGCGCAGCGAGGCTCCGGCCCTGTCCGCCCCGGCGCGCCCGGCCCAGCCCCACGTCCCGGCGGCTTCCCCAGCGTCCCTCGCCGCCACCCCGGCCCTGACGGAGGAGCCCGACGCGACGGTGGTGGACGACCGGTCCAGCCTGCAACCCGGGGACCGGACCCTGCTGATCGTGGAGGACGACCCCACGTACGCGGCGACGCTGCTGGACCTGGCGCACGAGCGGGGCTTCATGGGCCTGATCGCCGCGCGCGGGGACGAGGCGCTGCGCCTGGCGCAGGAGTACCGCCCGCAGGCGATCACGCTGGACCTGGCGCTGCCCGACACGAACGGCTGGGCGGTCCTGGACCGGCTCAAGCACGACCCGCACACGCGGCACATTCCGGTGCACGTGATCAGCGGGCAGGAGCCCAGCATCGTGAGCCGCAAGCTGGGCGCGCTGGACCACACCACGAAATCCGGTAACCGGCAGGACCTGGCGAGCGTGTTCACGAACCTCGAGGCGTTCCTGGCCCGGCGGGTCAAGCGGGTGCTGATCGTCGAGGATGACGAATCTCAGCGGCAGAGCATCGAGACCTTGATCGCCGACACCGACGTGGAGACCACCTCGGTCACCACCGGGCAGGCCGCGCTGGACGCCCTGGCGGACACGGCGTTCGACTGCGTGGTGCTGGACCTACACCTGCCGGACATGACGGGCTTCGAGCTGATGGGCACGCTGCACGACACGCCCGCCTACCGGGCCATGCCGATCATCGTGTACACCGCGCAGGACCTGACCCGCGCGCAGGAGGCGGAGCTGCGCCGCGCCGCGAAGTCCATCATCTTGAAAGACGTCCGCTCGCCCGAGCGGCTGCTGGACGAGGTGACGCTGTTCCTGCACCGCGTGGAGGCCAGCCTGCCCGAAAGCAAGCGTCAGGCGCTCGACGCGGCCCGGCAGCAGGAACCGGCCCTGCAGGGCAAGAAGGTGCTGGTCGTGGATGACGACATCCGCAACATCTTCGCGCTGACGGCCGTGCTGGAACGCCACCAGATGCAGATCCTGACCGCCGAGAACGGCCGCGAGGCGATCAGCATGCTCGACAGCCACCCGGACACCGACGTGATCCTGATGGACGTCATGATGCCCGAGCTGGACGGCTACGAGACCACCCGCCTGATCCGCGGCAACCCGGAGTTCCGGACGCTGCCCATCATTTCCCTGACCGCCAAGGCCATGCCCGGCGACCGCGAGCAGTCCATCGAGTCCGGCGCGAGCGATTACATCAGTAAACCCGTGAACACCGCGCAACTCCTGTCGCTGCTGCGGGTCTGGTTGTCGAAGTGA